The following proteins are encoded in a genomic region of Procambarus clarkii isolate CNS0578487 chromosome 23, FALCON_Pclarkii_2.0, whole genome shotgun sequence:
- the LOC138367785 gene encoding mucin-22-like gives MEICYPKSPIFASKKVHWNSQQYTEYSPADDFAAATSPVSSAILTDWDSRSPTLSAEVDIRITSAADGITAIAEVEEDIASIAEVEEDITSVAESDEMTTRAEVEEDIASVAEGNEMTTIAEVEEDIASVAEVEEDIASVAEVEEDIASVAEVEEDIASVADGDEITATSLVNVSTATSDWDVSTAIFPDWDNSTSLSEAEDITPTFVSEDDVTPSLAVEDHVTPSLAVEDHVTPSLAVEDHVTPSLAVEDHVTPSLAVEDHVTPSLAVEDHVTPSLAVEDHVTHSPAVEDHVTHSPAVEDHVTPSLAVEDHVTPSPAVEDHVTPSPAVEDHVTPSPAVEDHVTPSLAVEDHVTPSPAVEDHVTPSLASVAEVEEDIASVAEVEEDIASVAEVEEDIASVAEVEEDIASVAEVEEDIASVAEVEEDIASVAEVEEDIASVAEVEEDIASVAEVEEDIASVAEVEEDIASVAEVEEDIASVAEVEEDIASVAEVEEDIASVAEVEEDIASVAEVEEDIASVAEVEEDIASVAEVEEDIASVAEVEEDIASVAEVEEDIASVAEVEEDIASVAEVEEDIASVAEVEEDIASVAEVEEDIASVAEVEEDIASVAEVEEDIASVAEVEEDIASVAEVEEDIASVAEVEEDIASVAEVEEDIASVAEVEEDIASVAEVEEDIASVAEVEEDIASVAEVEEDIAATSLVNVSTATSDWDVSTAIFPDWDNSTSLSAAEDITPTFVSEDDVTPSLAVEDHVTPSLAVEDHVTPSLAVEDHVTPSLAVEDHVTPSLAVEDHVTPSPAVEDHVTPSLAVEDDAAASVAEVEDDAAAGVAEVEDDAAAGVAEVEDDAAAGVTEVEDDAAAGLAEVEDDAAAGVAEVEDDAAASVAEVEDDTTGAVAEVEDDAAGTVAEVEDDATATVAEVEDDTTATVAEVEDDTTATVAEVEDDTTAIVAEVEDDTTATVAEVEDDTTATVAEVEDDTTATVAEVEDDTTATVAEVEDDTTATVAEVEDDTTATVAEVEDDTTATVAEVEDDTTATVAEVEDDTTATVAEVEDDTTATVAEVEDDTTATVAEVEDDTTATVAEVEDDTTATVAEVEEDITFVAEGDEITATSLVNVSTATSDWDVSTAIFPDWDICTSLSAAEDDDSATSPTLHMATSPATSPDEGYDTATSSALDVFPSTSAAEEYIAATLAAGYFVTATPASGYVITSVYPGWGTDVTPSAAWNAIPGASATLPVGDVGLPATSSWADDAAMSSWADDAATSNWADDAAMSSWADDAAMSSWADDAATSNWADVAATSNWADVAATSKWADVAATSKWADVTATSKCADVAATSKCADVAATSKCADVAATPKHADVAATSKRTDVAATSKHTDVAATSKRTDVAATSKRTDVAATPNWSDVTEWDDETATSFLQSSVETATAACSDHPTKKARNAKSAAKKVRTAKSAAKTAAKPPAKNAKAPKCPDVIAEIIKSEATIAESGKGKSRITKTAKCPDVIAEIVKSERKIAAAAKPVTAGADNAKSCPVGGRGSRTSKQKGQHHQHGAAKNSSRKAHKPK, from the coding sequence ATGGAAATTTGCTATCCCAAATCTCCCATTTTTGCCAGCAAAAAAGTACACTGGAACTCTCAACAGTACACAGAGTACTCTCCTGCCGATGACTTCGCCGCAGCGACGTCTCCAGTCAGCTCTGCCATATTAACTGACTGGGACAGCAGGTCACCCACATTGTCGGCCGAGGTCGACATCAGGATCACATCTGCAGCCGATGGTATCACAGCTATAGCTGAAGTCGAGGAGGACATCGCATCTATAGCTGAAGTCGAGGAGGACATCACATCTGTAGCTGAAAGTGACGAAATGACAACTAGAGCTGAAGTTGAGGAGGACATCGCATCTGTAGCTGAAGGTAACGAAATGACAACTATAGCTGAAGTCGAGGAGGACATCGCATCTGTAGCTGAAGTCGAGGAGGACATCGCATCTGTAGCTGAAGTCGAGGAGGACATCGCATCTGTAGCTGAAGTCGAGGAGGACATCGCATCTGTAGCTGATGGTGACGAAATCACAGCCACTTCACTTGTCAACGTCAGCACGGCTACATCTGATTGGGACGTCAGCACTGCCATATTCCCTGACTGGGACAACAGCACATCCTTATCTGAAGCTGAGGACATCACACCCACATTTGTATCCGAGGACGACGTCACACCCTCACTTGCAGTCGAGGACCACGTCACACCCTCACTTGCAGTCGAGGACCACGTCACACCCTCACTTGCAGTCGAGGACCACGTCACACCCTCACTTGCAGTCGAGGACCACGTCACACCCTCACTTGCAGTCGAGGACCACGTCACACCCTCACTTGCAGTCGAGGACCACGTCACACCCTCACTTGCAGTCGAGGACCACGTCACACACTCACCTGCAGTCGAGGACCACGTCACACACTCACCTGCAGTCGAGGACCACGTCACACCCTCACTTGCAGTCGAGGACCACGTCACACCCTCACCTGCAGTCGAGGACCACGTCACACCCTCACCTGCAGTCGAGGATCACGTCACACCCTCACCTGCAGTCGAGGACCACGTCACACCCTCACTTGCAGTCGAGGACCACGTCACACCCTCACCTGCAGTCGAGGACCACGTCACACCCTCACTTGCATCTGTAGCTGAAGTCGAGGAGGACATCGCATCTGTAGCTGAAGTCGAGGAGGACATCGCATCTGTAGCTGAAGTCGAGGAGGACATCGCATCTGTAGCTGAAGTCGAGGAGGACATCGCATCTGTAGCTGAAGTCGAGGAGGACATCGCATCTGTAGCTGAAGTCGAGGAGGACATCGCATCTGTAGCTGAAGTCGAGGAGGACATCGCATCTGTAGCTGAAGTCGAGGAGGACATCGCATCTGTAGCTGAAGTCGAGGAGGACATCGCATCTGTAGCTGAAGTCGAGGAGGACATCGCATCTGTAGCTGAAGTCGAGGAGGACATCGCATCTGTAGCTGAAGTCGAGGAGGACATCGCATCTGTAGCTGAAGTCGAGGAGGACATCGCATCTGTAGCTGAAGTCGAGGAGGACATCGCATCTGTAGCTGAAGTCGAGGAGGACATCGCATCTGTAGCTGAAGTCGAGGAGGACATCGCATCTGTAGCTGAAGTCGAGGAGGACATCGCATCTGTTGCTGAAGTCGAGGAGGACATCGCATCTGTTGCTGAAGTCGAGGAGGACATCGCATCTGTTGCTGAAGTCGAGGAGGACATCGCATCTGTTGCTGAAGTCGAGGAGGACATCGCATCTGTTGCTGAAGTCGAGGAGGACATCGCATCTGTTGCTGAAGTCGAGGAGGACATCGCATCTGTTGCTGAAGTCGAGGAGGACATCGCATCTGTTGCTGAAGTCGAGGAGGACATCGCATCTGTTGCTGAAGTCGAGGAGGACATCGCATCTGTTGCTGAAGTCGAGGAGGACATCGCATCTGTTGCTGAAGTCGAGGAGGACATCGCATCTGTTGCTGAAGTCGAGGAGGACATCGCATCTGTTGCTGAAGTCGAGGAGGACATCGCATCTGTTGCTGAAGTCGAGGAGGACATCGCATCTGTTGCTGAAGTCGAGGAGGACATCGCATCTGTTGCTGAAGTCGAGGAGGACATCGCAGCCACTTCACTTGTCAACGTCAGCACGGCTACATCTGATTGGGACGTCAGCACTGCCATATTCCCTGACTGGGACAACAGCACATCCTTATCTGCAGCTGAGGACATCACACCCACATTTGTATCCGAGGACGACGTCACACCCTCACTTGCAGTCGAGGACCACGTCACACCCTCACTTGCAGTCGAGGACCACGTCACACCCTCACTTGCAGTCGAGGACCACGTCACACCCTCACTTGCAGTCGAGGACCACGTCACACCCTCACTTGCAGTCGAGGACCACGTCACACCCTCACCTGCAGTCGAGGACCACGTCACACCCTCACTTGCAGTCGAGGACGACGCCGCCGCAAGTGTAGCTGAAGTCGAGGACGACGCCGCCGCAGGTGTAGCTGAAGTCGAGGACGACGCCGCCGCAGGTGTAGCTGAAGTCGAGGACGACGCCGCCGCAGGTGTAACTGAAGTCGAGGACGACGCCGCCGCAGGTTTAGCTGAAGTCGAGGACGACGCCGCCGCAGGTGTAGCTGAAGTCGAGGACGACGCCGCCGCAAGTGTAGCTGAAGTCGAGGACGACACCACCGGAGCCGTAGCTGAAGTCGAGGACGACGCCGCCGGAACCGTAGCTGAAGTCGAGGACGACGCCACCGCAACCGTAGCTGAAGTCGAGGACGACACCACCGCAACCGTAGCTGAAGTCGAGGACGACACCACCGCAACCGTAGCTGAAGTCGAGGACGACACCACCGCAATCGTAGCTGAAGTCGAGGACGACACCACCGCAACCGTAGCTGAAGTCGAGGACGACACCACCGCAACCGTAGCTGAAGTCGAGGACGACACCACCGCAACCGTAGCTGAAGTCGAGGACGACACCACCGCAACCGTAGCTGAAGTCGAGGACGACACCACCGCAACCGTAGCTGAAGTCGAGGACGACACCACCGCAACCGTAGCTGAAGTCGAGGACGACACCACCGCAACCGTAGCTGAAGTCGAGGACGACACCACCGCAACCGTAGCTGAAGTCGAGGACGACACCACCGCAACCGTAGCTGAAGTCGAGGACGACACCACCGCAACCGTAGCTGAAGTCGAGGACGACACCACCGCAACCGTAGCTGAAGTCGAGGACGACACCACCGCAACCGTAGCTGAAGTCGAGGACGACACCACCGCAACCGTAGCTGAAGTCGAGGAGGACATCACATTTGTAGCTGAAGGTGACGAAATCACAGCCACTTCACTTGTCAACGTCAGCACGGCTACATCTGATTGGGACGTCAGCACTGCCATATTCCCTGACTGGGATATCTGCACATCCTTATCTGCAGCTGAGGACGACGATTCGGCCACATCTCCAACCTTACACATGGCCACATCCCCAGCCACATCCCCAGACGAGGGATACGACACAGCCACATCTTCAGCCTTGGACGTTTTCCCATCCACATCCGCAGCCGAAGAGTACATCGCGGCCACACTTGCAGCTGGGTATTTCGTCACGGCCACACCTGCATCCGGGTACGTCATCACATCAGTATATCCAGGATGGGGCACTGATGTGACCCCATCTGCTGCCTGGAACGCAATCCCAGGCGCTTCGGCCACACTACCAGTTGGTGACGTCGGACTACCAGCCACGTCCAGCTGGGCTGATGACGCAGCCATGTCCAGCTGGGCTGATGACGCAGCCACGTCCAACTGGGCTGATGACGCAGCCATGTCCAGCTGGGCTGATGACGCAGCCATGTCCAGCTGGGCTGATGACGCAGCCACGTCCAACTGGGCTGACGTCGCCGCCACGTCCAACTGGGCTGACGTCGCCGCCACGTCCAAATGGGCTGACGTCGCAGCCACATCCAAATGGGCTGACGTCACAGCCACATCCAAATGTGCTGACGTCGCAGCCACGTCCAAATGTGCTGACGTCGCAGCCACGTCCAAATGTGCTGATGTCGCAGCCACACCCAAACATGCTGACGTCGCCGCCACATCCAAACGTACTGACGTCGCAGCCACATCCAAACATACTGACGTCGCAGCCACATCCAAACGTACTGACGTCGCAGCCACATCCAAACGTACTGACGTCGCCGCCACACCCAACTGGTCTGACGTTACGGAATGGGACGATGAAACAGCCACATCTTTTCTTCAATCTTCAGTCGAGACAGCAACAGCTGCATGTTCTGACCATCCAACTAAGAAGGCCAGAAATGCAAAGTCTGCAGCTAAGAAAGTCAGGACTGCAAAGTCTGCAGCTAAGACAGCAGCAAAGCCTCCTGCTAAAAACGCCAAAGCTCCCAAGTGTCCCGATGTGATCGCTGAAATTATAAAGTCTGAAGCCACCattgctgaaagtggaaaggggaAATCTAGAATTACCAAAACTGCCAAGTGTcccgatgtgattgcggaaattgTCAAGTCTGAAAGAAAGATTGCTGCAGCGGCAAAGCCTGTGACGGCTGGAGCGGACAACGCTAAGTCGTGCCCCGTTGGCGGGCGAGGCAGCAGGACTAGTAAACAAAAGGGTCAGCACCACCAGCACGgggcggccaaaaacagctctcgCAAGGCTCACAAGCCCAAGTAA